One part of the Alligator mississippiensis isolate rAllMis1 chromosome 3, rAllMis1, whole genome shotgun sequence genome encodes these proteins:
- the LOC132249680 gene encoding long-chain-fatty-acid--CoA ligase ACSBG2-like has product MAQLVTVPPSTQPVPPSREPEGAAQPLTITSADGLGTAGPGRALAPGGQPGMAVQEPDAGSGRPSAQAEEPPPNLPPAQAYCWGSPQYQGESRQAAPAPAILTPVAGGCSGPVAPAETLFTTRADGAVRLRLDPEGPGALPPITVHQLFQEAVERHGDRPALAYKRGQTWESLSYRQYQQQCRAAAKGFLKLGLERFHGVAILGSNSPEWVIADIGAIMAGGLAVGIYSTSSPEACGYVAANCAANVVVVEDNAQLSKILQVQKQLPHLKAIVQYRDRLEEKRPNVYTWEEFMELGRTVPDSQLDSIIRSQCVNHCCLLIYTSGTTGMPKGVMLSHDNVMWESRIFKEVLGLQGHEVVLSYLPLSHVAAQCGDIWVVMSVGGTIFFAQPDALKGSLLPTLKEVRPTFLFAVPRVWEKMEEKLKAAFSQSSLVKRKLVEWARGIGLQASYSRLDGDGSLPWGFALAERLVFRKMREALGLQRCAVLLTGAAPIAKDTLEFFMSLHLPILQMFGLSEGSGVHSTCMHEAFCINSCGKELPGCRSRIEQPDAEGTGELCCWGRHVFMGYLGMEAATREALDEEGWLHTGDLVRRDPDGFLYIVGRIKELVITAGGKNIAPVPIEDAVKREVPIVSNAMLVGDSRKFLSMLLTLKCQVDPESGAPLDELSPEAVRFCRELGSQATRVSEVLSTRDPAVYQAIQQGVERVNQRAPSHAHRVQKWALLPRDFSITGGELGPTAKLKRRVVLSAHEDTIRGCYQD; this is encoded by the exons ATGGCTCAATTGGTCACCGTGCCCCCCAGCACCCAGCCGGTGCCCCCCAG cagggagccagagggagcTGCGCAGCCGCTGACCATCACCAGCGCCGACGGCCTGGGCACGGCTGGACCTGGCCGCGcgctggcacctgggggccagCCTGGGATGGCCGTGCAGGAGCCAGATGCAGGGAGCGGGCGCCCGTCGGCCCAAGCAGAAGAGCCCCCCCCGAACCTGCCGCCTGCCCAGGCCTATTGCTGGGGGTCGCCCCAGTACcagggggagagcaggcaggcagcccccgccccagccatCCTGACACCAGTCGCAG GGGGCTGCAGCGGTCCCGTGGCGCCGGCGGAGACCCTGTTCACCACACGTGCGGACGGGGCGGTGCGGCTGCGCCTGGACCCCGAGGGTCCCGGGGCCTTGCCCCCCATCACCGTGCACCAGCTGTTCCAGGAGGCGGTGGAGCGCCACGGGGACCGGCCCGCCCTGGCGTACAAGCGGGGGCAGACGTGGGAGAGCCTCAGCTACCGGCAGTACCAGCAGCAGTGCCGGGCCGCCGCCAAGGGCTTCCTGAAG ctgggcctggagcGCTTCCACGGCGTCGCGATCCTGGGCTCCAACAGCCCCGAGTGGGTCATCGCTGACATCGGGGCCATCATGGCCGG GGGCCTGGCGGTCGGGATCTACAGCACCAGCTCCCCCGAGGCCTGCGGCTACGTCGCCGCCAACTGCGCAGCCAacgtggtggtggtggaggacaACGCGCAGCTCAGCAAGATCCTGCAG GTGCAGAAGCAGCTGCCCCACCTCAAGGCCATTGTCCAGTACCGCGACCGGCTGGAGGAGAAGAGACCCAACGTGTACACG tgggaggagttCATGGAGCTGGGGAGGACCGTGCCCGACTCGCAGCTGGACTCCATCATCCGCTCCCAGTGCGTgaaccactgctgcctcctgatctACACCTCGGGCACCACGGGCATGCCCAAGGGCGTGATGCTCAGCCATGACAAC GTGATGTGGGAGAGCCGAATATTTAAGGAGGTGCTGGGGCTCCAGGGCCATGAGGTGGTCCTCAGCTACCTGCCCCTGAGCCACGTTGCTGCGCAGTGCGGAGACATCTGGGTAGTGATGTCCGTGGGAGGCACCATCTTCTTCGCACAGCCCGACGCCCTCAAG ggctccctgctccctaCGCTGAAGGAGGTGCGCCCTACGTTCCTGTTCGCTGTGCCCCGCGTGTGGGAGAAGATGGAGGAGAAGCTCAAAGCCGCCTTCAGCCAGTCGTCCCTGGTCAAGAGGAAGCTGGTGGAGTGGGCACGGGGCATCGGGCTGCAGGCCAGCTACAGCCGCCTGGACGG GGACGGCTCGTTGCCCTGGGGCTTCGCCCTGGCCGAGCGCCTGGTGTTTAGGAAGATGCGGGAGGCGCTGGGGCTGCAGCGCTGCGCCGTGCTGCTGACCGGGGCAGCGCCCATCGCCAAGGACACGCTGGAGTTCTTCATGAGCCTCCACTTGCCCATCCTCCAGATGTTCGGGTTGAGCGAGGGCAGTGGGGTGCACAGCACCTGCATGCATGAGGCCTTTTGCATCAACAG CTGCgggaaggagctgccaggctgcaggtcCCGCATCGAGCAGCCGGACGCAGAGGGCACGGGTGagctgtgctgctggggccgCCACGTCTTCATGGGCTACCTGGGCATGGAGGCTGCGACGCGGGAGGCGCTGGACGAGGAGGGCTGGCTGCACACGGGGGACCTTGTGCGCCGTGACCCCGACGGCTTCCTCTACATTGTGGGCAGGATCAAGG AGCTGGTGATCACGGCGGGCGGGAAGAACATTGCCCCTGTGCCCATCGAGGACGCAGTGAAGAGGGAGGTGCCGATCGTCAGCAACGCGATGCTGGTCGGCGACAGCAGGAAGTTCCTGTCCATGCTGCTCACTCTGAAG tgccaggTGGATCCGGAGTCGGGGGCGCCCCTGGACGAGCTGAGCCCCGAGGCCGTGCGGTTCTGCCGGGAGCTGGGCAGCCAGGCCACGCGGGTGTCGGAGGTGCTGAGCACGCGGGACCCGGCTGTGTACCAGGCCATCCAGCAGGGTGTGGAGCGGGTGAACCAGCGTGCCCCGTCCCATGCCCATCGTGTGCAGAAgtgggccctgctgcccagggacTTCTCCATCACCGGTGGGGAGCTGG
- the LOC132249681 gene encoding atrial natriuretic peptide receptor 2-like, with the protein MYTCVPPPPLSLSRSYTVACRCQDGGVPVAGGSAGPGGLQPPRPGLWGAEHPEQALRGCLALFALQMRDIQLNHLTRFIGACIDPPNLCIVTEYCPRGSLQDILENESINLDWMFRYSLINDIVKGMAFLHNSIIGHHGSLKSSNCVVDSRFVLKITDYGLASFRAAPDADDAHALYAKKLWTAPELLQKGQLPTQGMQKADVYSFGIILQEIALRNGPFYVEGMDLSPKEIVQKVRHSQAPFFRPSIDLGVHSEELALLMERCWAQEPAERPDFSQVKVFIRRFNKEGSTSILDNLLSRMEQYANNLEKLVEERTQAYLEEKRRAENLLYQILPHSVAEQLKRGETVQAEAFDSVTIYFSDIVGFTALSAESTPMQVVTLLNDLYTCFDAIIDNFDVYKVETIGDAYMVVSGLPVRNGKLHAHEIVRMALALLDAVRTFRIRHRPSDQLHLRIGIHTGPVCAGVVGLKMPRYCLFGDTVNTASRMESNGQALKIHVSSTTKEVLDEFGCFELELRGDVEMKGKGKMRTYWLLGERKNNMVA; encoded by the exons atgtacacctgtgttccccccccccctttatccCTGAGCCGTAGCTATACCGTCGCATGTCGCTGCCAGGATGGCGGAGTGCCCGTGGCTGGGGGCTCTGCAGGGCCCGGCGGTCTTCAGCCGCCCAGGCCAGGGCTATGGGGTGCTGAGCACCCCGAGCAGGCTCTGAGGGGCTGCCTGGCTCTGTTTGCACTGCAGATGCGGGACATCCAGCTCAACCACCTGACCCGCTTCATCGGGGCCTGCATCGACCCGCCCAACCTCTGCATCGTGACGGAGTACTGCCCGCGGGGCAGCCTGCAG GACATCCTGGAGAACGAGAGCATCAACCTGGACTGGATGTTCCGCTACTCGCTCATCAACGACATCGTCAAG GGCATGGCCTTCCTGCACAACAGCATCATCGGGCACCACGGCAGCCTCAAGTCGTCCAACTGCGTGGTGGACAGCCGCTTCGTGCTCAAGATCACCGACTACGGACTGGCCAGCTTCCGCGCCGCGCCCGACGCCGACGATGCCCACGCGCTCTACGCCA AGAAGCTATGGACAGCGCCCGAgctgctgcagaaggggcagctgcccacccagGGCATGCAGAAGGCCGACGTCTACAGCTTCGGCATCATCCTGCAGGAGATCGCCCTGCGCAACGGCCCCTTCTACGTCGAGGGCATGGACCTGAGTCCCAAGG AGATCGTGCAGAAGGTGCGGCACAGCCAGGCGCCGTTCTTCCGGCCCTCCATCGACCTGGGCGTGCACAGCGAGGAGCTGGCCCTGCTCATGGAGCGCTGCTGGGCCCAGGAGCCGGCCGAGCGCCCCGACTTCAGCCAGGTCAAGGTCTTCATCCGCCGCTTCAACAA GGAGGGCAGCACCAGCATCCTGGACAACCTGCTGTCGCGCATGGAGCAGTACGCCAACAACCTGGAGAAGCTGGTGGAGGAACGGACGCAGGCCTACCTGGAGGAGAAGCGCAGGGCCGAGAACCTGCTCTACCAGATCCTGCCCCA CTCCGTGGCCGAGCAGCTGAAGCGCGGGGAGACGGTGCAGGCCGAGGCCTTTGACAGCGTCACCATCTACTTCAGTGACATCGTTGGCTTCACAGCGCTGTCGGCGGAGAGCACCCCCATGCAG GTGGTGACGCTGCTGAACGACCTGTACACCTGCTTTGACGCCATCATCGACAACTTTGATGTCTACAAG GTGGAGACGATCGGCGACGCCTACATGGTGGTGTCGGGGCTGCCAGTGCGCAACGGCAAGCTGCACGCCCACGAGATCGTGCGCATGGCGCTGGCGCTGCTCGACGCCGTGCGCACCTTCCGCATCCGGCACCGGCCCAGCGACCAGCTGCACCTGCGCATCGGCATCCACACCG GCCCGGTGTGCGCCGGGGTCGTGGGGCTGAAGATGCCGCGGTATTGCCTCTTTGGGGACACGGTGAACACGGCCTCGCGCATGGAGTCCAACGGGCAGG CCCTGAAGATCCACGTCTCCTCCACCACCAAGGAGGTCCTGGACGAGTTTGGCTGCTTCGAGCTGGAGCTGCGCGGGGACGTAGAAATGAAG gggaaggggaagatgcgGACGTACTGGCTGCTGGGCGAGAGGAAGAACAACATGGTCGCCTGA